One genomic region from Leishmania mexicana MHOM/GT/2001/U1103 complete genome, chromosome 15 encodes:
- a CDS encoding putative protein kinase — MDPAGHRLSGEQQQQQPVERAKADADRDTADMLPPLRTGTSPFEQAGASVNRNSAASAPLSAAVKAIPTLAAATSSLRAGDDTGGEENEGEEEPFLTNGSIALAEFTSLLKPAENTSILKEHIIHLLRDVDAEETLMRIARALEAQGTSETPVNVSATTCTGSSRDVASYTNASQSTATSMSMVARRRSSVMSRRDATSLVTLAGLSFLHSQRGATSPSAQESPSSAQPSEDVAPYNRSTRGLGGPMDVSFNSHSSLGTREEEQRQSKQDGPLSTFMAASASQLSDVTPTLREPPGLPTGGQCQGRRVAVSAAPCMPPPEIIGGDSPATALPPLRVLPKTPAEEQQLRRLLRRCHSFTSLEADTLEGVLKAMDKEVHAAGTAILEQGQATTEKLYLVGEGTCEAIKNGKSLGPLQPGGTFGELELMYKQAMCAATVRCVTRCVLYTLDEASYHRVVMTSVLQKRRKFEKLTMNVPFLRCLPDFERMKIAEALETRVYQCGKAIIRFGSPGNYMHFIIEGEVKVVGRNSGRRVEVVRLRDGDVVGELEFLFNHLTVADVVATSREVRTACISREHFELIIGPIQDRLKEFVATSSTYEKYYVAEVADESVRTELSRIESSRKHRRVASRDQRTAIGDIDLHGEVLLSAPLSLLHGKCDTAGDAGGVGGAASSDSVAGDGADAHGQRTTAAGGLAKLPKALLRFPFAPITGKDVAVLALREDGLIMYWNSVLERLTSYSAGEAVGQNIYSFLLSEREQQCMYKAVNAARNYAGEAEAFLKRPNTKPIQFTLARSDGLTKTTLRLTIAPPVVSAGGNAAEVVLGFGEEVREGPQKMLEQPQWLSGQIRVILADGTQTFEERLECIAETLNNFESTYRAMTVSTERLRVVNIRQMMGHILMDFGGECVSRGISVRQRFEGLPSERAYLDAHLLPECLRYAMRLCLKYSDPGGSIITIMITVTEKNGLEFLVVNFNLTGDGIPKAIAKFFGSPLSRHGDSVTTMSVDDDSGDDSGDDSDNDAEASMALRSSLRPRLRRKLRRVQRAVEDQGGTLRMLCNPQDSNIAFLIPFMPASEQDPENASIEESLSTLADSTGAGQLTSLAGMGSGVGPPISVPAAAAAESVLLTNTPGGESSGLSNFSVAGAVAAVSGQPNFSYTTCLAEDTPAHRIMLSSFLWERHHAVLTAFTFEDIVGLVGVADILIIDLQQSAITFLHERDPITRLREMLRHMAVIITSTSFDLVSSDTYAAAGFITLKKPCTPVQAMKAIRRAEEKSAVVKLERLRIEQTRETLARNSRGAWRHGALLGKGSSGEVYEAYDVLTGGKMAVKEMRLGNNDAKIEQFVQEISTMCNLQHPNIIHYFYCEESKEQKVIRVFMEYAGGGTLQSLLKAKGRLEYVELRALLRDVVEGLAYIHSQHYVHGDIKTANVLLSNDGKGKIGDFGTARTVNEGELLYVMQGSPLYMSPECMSAGEEDEDGNKIGYSFPSDIWSLGCVAMEMATNKPPFAHIKAIKGPAGLTNFVTSLTDVPDLSPLFKCHPSVVEFVSACLNPDPSQRATAQDLLQMSLFSESTHSDRNSAVMALKRAQLLHVLNKFVAFQEPEEAEKLEKQRNCLKVSRLASDFFSSSSSSSDNAGEPMPTAFLNSAPAAAVDEAASEKRPRGAAATTTAATTTAVATGDEDEDDKDVTRRSDTVARAAGGASESLDGTRPAGSSAGAPLVNTVTSTDGSLHQAASTFTRYLRKWDSSSTSSSSSSSELNEKSKAMTAAGSEGAHRDPVTGVAGGNDEAEPDARNPQTEDVYDHSPTPKKRSKTRSRPQATPAPPTRKPSHQLGGPGSTTTTTNSAEKDFFATSSDDSSSSSSSGRALNKADARSEALTHQGGTAQRTGTPTTACKVPRPTGSEAVGYTPSFPGRRRNVRLDEAGNIVPFDRLSSMMSVPTLVNIKGEQHGDDASAEGVPGVAPGASQVPFSTLGDANDHVLSPGSAVGLANASFAQPTGNYSFFSFNRNISFMGANMDEVLNSAANDFLSNLAANWHTSNAACVETASSAGSTVQQLPSRVFQHAERSCSGRSHATLSSNREGECRTDCVVGVASPLAVTGQSKDRGDVPETPSRRRGGAMSRSPSARSPLEARGPGEPASIEGGNGGVQHGGTMLPLPQSPLPKPLSTAAAPTAASRFTQPVLSQLCSASYTSDDGTTSMTPRADSVPLVGAAASSNRRRRARPPITNHSFFVVEDRSSAPLFSPCTGSTKLAGSMAGGPVSASRVSLATWSSVASADGSVTGGMAGETSSSPLLQQNYANVAVVAPPPVFPTFSTSNARAVWQQRRRHVAGGGRSGMGSGNISNIHLTAPLSNEGSVYLVVADEHQRDGQQRGAADAAVGREGNDDDDDDNLTSAAFCSMHSGFSRRSSAQGTPYLTAEALSATHAQDLKWRPARSSGAGAFGSEDRRGAEAGDAPPLSNLTSEADSPVFTHLQRIDASLQDLLSQVRRRQQQQQQHQCWRKSCGSITGAQDSFDHAPSSTSITTVQATPPQSATQLTTLHSSLSSALPSPASASSTSEVATTVTVVPRHRRSTGVNTSPAKLPRPLSSCTTSVTVSQSRQGMANPLSMQASPPLSKQCSNPRWPTEDDAEVEGDPVQHDATVSFGTPLSPSSSGRCASSGCDDVNIEALLRKMLWRVSLLLDEVSSSSPRGPATASVAQPS; from the coding sequence ATGGACCCTGCAGGACACCGCCTCAgtggagagcagcagcagcagcagccggtggAGCGGGCGAAGGCCGATGCTGACCGTGACACGGCTGATAtgctgcctccgctgcgCACGGGGACGTCGCCGTTCGAGCAGGCAGGTGCGAGCGTGAACCGGAACAGCGCAGCCTCTGCGCCGCTTTCCGCGGCAGTGAAGGCCATCCCCACGCTCGCGGCGGCTACGTCAAGCTTGCGCGCTGGCGATGAcaccggcggcgaggagaacgagggagaggaggagccgtTCCTCACCAACGGCTCCATCGCGCTGGCCGAGTTCACGAGCCTGCTGAAGCCAGCAGAGAACACCAGCATCCTAAAGGAGCACATCATCCACCTGCTGCGCGATGTGGACGCCGAGGAAACACTGATGCGTATCGCTCGCGCGTTGGAAGCGCAAGGGACGAGCGAGACACCGGTGAATGTCAGTGCCACGACGTGTACGGGGTCGTCGCGCGACGTGGCATCGTACACAAATGCATCGCAGAGCACGGCGACCTCGATGAGCATGGTGGCGCGTCGGCGCTCGAGTGTCATGTCGCGCCGAGATGCCACCAGCCTCGTGACGCTCGCCGGTCTCTCTTTTCTGCACTCCCAGCGGGGCGCGACGTCGCCCAGCGCGCAAGAGTCCCCATCGTCAGCGCAGCCGTCGGAGGACGTGGCCCCGTACAACAGGTCGACGCGCGGCCTCGGTGGGCCAATGGATGTCTCCTTCAACTCCCACTCGTCTCTCGGcacgcgcgaggaggagcagcggcaatCAAAGCAGGACGGCCCCCTGTCGACCTTCATGGCGGCCAGCGCCTCCCAGCTCAGCGACGTAACCCCCACGCTGCGCGAACCGCCGGGACTTCCAACCGGCGGTCAATGCCAAGGTCGGCGTGTCGCCGTATCGGCGGCGCCATGCATGCCGCCACCGGAGATAATCGGCGGAGATTCACcagccacggcgctgcccccgctgcgcgTTCTGCCCAAGACCCCGgcggaagagcagcagctgcggcgactactgcgccgctgccacagctTCACCTCTCTTGAGGCAGACACCCTCGAGGGCGTCCTGAAGGCAATGGACAAGGAGGTGCACGCGGCCGGTACGGCCATCTTGGAGCAGGGCCAAGCGACGACGGAGAAGCTCTACCTCGTCGGCGAGGGCACGTGCGAAGCCATCAAGAACGGCAAGTCGCTCGGCCCGCTGCAGCCGGGCGGGACCTTTGGCGAGTTGGAGCTCATGTACAAGCAGGCCATGTGCGCCGCGACTGTCCGGTGCGTGACGCGGTGCGTGCTCTACACGCTGGACGAGGCAAGCTACCACCGCGTTGTCATGACGAGCGTGCTGCAGAAGCGGCGCAAGTTTGAGAAGCTGACAATGAACGTACCTTTCCTGCGGTGCCTGCCGGATTTTGAGCGCATGAAGATTGCCGAGGCGCTCGAGACGCGGGTGTACCAGTGCGGCAAGGCGATCATCCGCTTCGGCTCGCCTGGGAACTACATGCACTTTATCATCGAGGGTGAGGTAAAGGTGGTTGGGCGGAACAGTGGCCGCCGGGTTGAGgtggtgcgcctgcgcgacggcgacgtcgtcggcgaGCTCGAGTTCCTCTTCAACCACCTCACCGTGGCGGATGTTGTAGCGACGTCGCGCGAGGTTCGGACGGCGTGCATCAGCCGCGAGCACTTCGAACTCATTATTGGGCCTATACAAGACCGCCTGAAGGAGTTtgtcgccacctcctccacctaTGAAAAGTATTAcgtcgccgaggtggcggaCGAGAGCGTGCGCACCGAGCTCAGCCGCATCGAGTCGTCGCGCAAGCATCGCCGCGTTGCCTCGCGCGATCAGCGGACAGCGATCGGGGACATTGATCTGCAtggcgaggtgctgctgagtgcgccgctgtcgctaCTCCACGGCAAGTGTGATACTGccggtgacgctggcggtgttggtggcgccgccagcagcgactcgGTCGCCGGGGATGGTGCCGACGCGCATGGGCAAcgcacgacggcagcgggggGCTTGGCCAAGCTGCCCAAGGCACTGTTGCGGTTTCCGTTTGCACCAATCACGGGCAAGGACGTGGCCGTACTGGCCCTCCGCGAGGATGGCCTCATCATGTACTGGAACTCCGTGCTGGAGAGGCTGACGAGCTACTCggcgggggaggcggtggggcaGAACATTTactccttcctcctctcggagcgggagcagcagTGCATGTACAAGGCTGTCAACGCTGCACGCAACTAcgccggcgaggcggaggcatTCTTGAAGCGGCCGAACACCAAGCCGATCCAGTTCACGCTCGCCCGCAGCGACGGCCTCACGAAGACAACCCTCCGGCTCACGATTGCTCCGCCTGTCGTGTCGGCCGGCGGCAacgcggcggaggtggtgctgggcTTTGGCGAGGAGGTCAGAGAGGGGCCACAGAAGATGTTGGAGCAGCCCCAGTGGCTCTCTGGCCAAATTCGCGTCATTCTGGCGGATGGCACGCAGACCTTCGAGGAGCGGCTGGAGTGCATCGCGGAGACCCTCAACAACTTCGAGTCCACCTACCGCGCCATGACGGTGTCAAcggagcggctgcgtgtgGTCAACATCCGGCAGATGATGGGGCACATCCTCATGGACTTTGGCGGCGAGTGCGTGAGCCGCGGCATAtctgtgcggcagcgcttcgAAGGGCTCCCGTCAGAGCGTGCCTACCTCGACGCCCACCTGTTACCGGAGTGTCTGCGCTACGCAATGAGGCTGTGCCTCAAGTACAGCGACcccggcggcagcatcatCACCATCATGATCACTGTCACAGAGAAAAATGGGCTCGAGTTTCTGGTGGTCAATTTCAACCTGACCGGCGACGGCATACCGAAGGCGATTGCGAAGTTCTTCGGCTCGCCGCTGAGCAGGCACGGCGATTCTGTCACCACGATgagcgtcgacgacgacagcggcgacgacagtggcgacgacagcgacaacGACGCGGAGGCGTCCATGGCGCTACGAAGCAGCCTGCGGCctcggctgcggcgcaagctgcgccgcgtgcagcgcgccgtcgaGGACCAGGGTGGCACGCTGCGCATGCTCTGCAACCCGCAAGACTCGAACATCGCCTTTCTCATCCCCTTTATGCCGGCGAGCGAGCAGGACCCCGAGAATGCCTCCATAGAAGAGTCGCTGAGCACCTTGGCCGACTCCACCGGCGCAGGTCAGTTGACGTCGCTGGCGGGGATGGGCAGCGGTGTCGGACCTCCCATCTCTGtacccgcagcagctgctgccgagaGTGTGTTGCTCACGAACACCCCCGGGGGCGAGAGCAGTGGGCTGTCGAACTTTTCGGTGGCCggggccgtcgccgccgtgtcCGGGCAACCGAACTTCAGCTACACCACCTGCCTCGCCGAGGACACACCGGCTCACCGCATTATGCTGTCTTCATTCTTGTGGGAGCGCCACCACGCGGTGCTGACTGCCTTCACCTTCGAGGACATCGTGGGCCTCGTCGGGGTCGCCGATATTCTCATCATTGACCTGCAGCAGTCCGCCATCACCTTCCTGCACGAGCGCGACCCCATcacgcggctgcgcgagatGCTGCGGCACATGGCCGTCATCATCACCTCCACGAGCTTCGACctcgtcagcagcgacacgtATGCGGCGGCCGGCTTCATCACGCTGAAGAAGCCGTGCACCCCTGTCCAGGCCATGAAGGCGATACGTCGCGCAGAGGAGAAGTCGGCCGTCGTGAAGCTGGAACGACTGCGCATTGAGCAGACTCGTGAGACGCTGGCGCGCAACAGCCGCGGTGCCTGGCGTCACGGCGCCCTCCTCGGGAAAGGTTCTTCTGGGGAGGTGTATGAGGCGTACGACGTGCTGACGGGCGGCAAGATGGCTGTGAAGGAGATGCGGCTGGGCAACAACGACGCTAAGATTGAGCAGTTCGTGCAGGAGATCAGCACAATGTGCAACCTGCAGCACCCCAACATTATCCACTACTTCTACTGCGAGGAGAGCAAGGAGCAGAAGGTGATTCGGGTGTTTATGGAGtacgccggcggtggcacgctgcagtcgctcctCAAAGCAAAGGGCCGGCTCGAGTACGTGGAGCTGCGGGCGCTGCTACGGGATGTAGTGGAGGGGCTTGCGTACATACACTCGCAGCATTACGTCCACGGTGACATCAAGACGGCCAACGTGCTGCTGAGCAACGATGGCAAGGGCAAGATCGGCGACTTTGGCACGGCGCGGACGGTGAACGAGGGGGAGCTGCTGTACGTGATGCAAGGTAGTCCGCTCTACATGTCGCCCGAGTGTATGTCGGCcggggaagaggacgaggatggcAACAAAATCGGCTACAGTTTTCCTTCCGACATCTGGTCACTCGGCTGTGTTGCGATGGAGATGGCAACGAACAAGCCACCCTTTGCGCACATCAAGGCGATTAAAGGACCCGCCGGCTTGACAAACTTTGTCACGTCGCTGACGGACGTCCCCGACCTGTCACCGCTCTTCAAGTGCCACCCCTCCGTTGTGGAGTTTGTCTCCGCATGCCTGAACCCCGACCCGAGCCAGCGTGCAACGGCGCAGGACCTGCTCCAGATGAGCCTCTTCAGTGAGTCGACGCACAGCGACCGCAACTCCGCCGTGATGGCGCTGAAGcgggcgcagctgctgcacgtgctgAACAAGTTTGTTGCCTTCCAGGAGCCCGAAGAGGCGGAAAagctggagaagcagcgTAACTGCCTCAAGGTGAGTCGGCTCGCCTCCGACTTCttcagctccagcagcagctccagcgacAACGCGGGCGAACCGATGCCGACGGCCTTCTTGAACTCggcgcctgccgcggcggtcgACGAGGCAGCTAGCGAAAAGCGGCCCCGgggtgcagcagccacaacaacggcggcgacaacCACAGCGGTAGCGACGGgagacgaggacgaggacgataAGGACGTcacacggcgcagcgacacggTGGCGCGGGCTGCGGGCGGTGCCTCCGAGAGCCTCGATGGCACGAGGCCTGCCGGATCAAGTGCGGGGGCGCCGCTGGTCAACACAGTCACCTCCACGGACGGCAGCTTGCATCAAGCGGCATCGACCTTCACGCGCTACCTGCGCAAGTGGgactcctcctccacgagctcatcctcctcgtcttcagAGTTGAATGAAAAGTCCAAGGCGATGACAGCCGCAGGTAGCGAAGGTGCGCACCGCGACCCAGTCACaggcgtcgctggcggaAACGACGAGGCCGAGCCGGACGCGCGCAACCCACAAACGGAGGACGTCTATGACCACTCCCCGACCCCGAAGAAGCGCTCGAAGACGCGGTCGCGTCCGCAAGCaacaccggcaccgccaacGCGAAAGCCCTCGCATCAGCTAGGCGGCCctggcagcaccaccaccaccacaaacAGTGCCGAGAAAGACTTCTTCGCGACGTCGTcggacgacagcagcagcagcagcagcagtggccgcGCGCTTAACAAGGCCGACgcgcgcagcgaggcgcTCACGCATCAAGGCGGCACTGCACAGCGGACGGGCACTCCCACGACAGCTTGCAAGGTGCCACGGCCAACAGGCAGCGAGGCCGTTGGCTATACCCCCAGCTTTCCTGGTCGGCGCCGCAACGTGCGGCTGGACGAGGCTGGCAACATCGTGCCGTTTGATCGGCTTTCGAGCATGATGAGTGTGCCGACGCTGGTGAACATCAAAGGCGAACAGCACGGAGACGACGCTTCCGCTGAAGGCGTCCCTGGAGTTGCCCCCGGTGCCTCGCAGGTGCCGTTCTCCACCCTTGGTGACGCGAATGATCACGTGCTGAGCCCCGGCAGTGCCGTAGGCCTCGCCAACGCGTCCTTCGCGCAGCCGACGGGAAACTACTCCTTCTTCAGCTTCAACAGGAACATCAGCTTTATGGGCGCCAACATGGACGAGGTGCTGAACAGCGCAGCCAACGATTTCCTCAGCAACCTCGCCGCGAACTGGCACACGAGCAACGCGGCGTGCGTCGAGACGGCtagcagcgccggcagcacgGTACAGCAACTGCCCTCCAGAGTGTTTCAGCATGCGGAGCGGTCGTGCAGTGGGCGAAGTCATGCGACACTGAGCAGCAACAGAGAAGGGGAGTGTCGCACCGACTGCGTGGTCGGCGTGGCCAGCCCACTGGCGGTGACAGGGCAAAGCAAGGATCGCGGCGACGTACCGGAGAcgccatcgcggcggcggggcggggcaATGAGTCGCAGCCCCTCCGCGCGAAGCCCGCTGGAAGCGCGTGGGCCGGGCGAGCCGGCATCGATCGAAGGCGGCAACGGTGGGGTGCAGCACGGTGGAACAatgttgccgctgccgcagtcACCACTGCCAAAGCCACTgtccaccgcggcggcacccACTGCTGCCTCACGCTTCACTCAACCCGTCTTGAGTCAGCTGTGTTCCGCCTCGTACACTTCGGACGACGGCACCACCAGCATGACGCCGCGCGCCGACAGCGTACCGCTTGTGGGGGCTGCCGCGTCATCGAaccgccggcgtcgcgcgcGGCCACCCATAACAAATCATTCATTTTTCGTGGTGGAGGATCggtcgtcggcgccgctcttctctccctgcACTGGCAGCACAAAATTGGCTGGGTCGATGGCCGGCGGCCCTGTCTCGGCCTCTCGGGTCAGTCTCGCCACGTGGTCAAGCGTGGCCTCCGCAGACGGCAGTGTCACAGGTGGCATGGCGGGTGAAacgagcagcagccctcTACTGCAGCAGAACTACGCAAACGTGGCGGTGgtagcgccgccgccggtctTCCCTACCTTCTCGACGAGCAATGCGCGAGCcgtgtggcagcagcggcggcgccacgtTGCTGGAGGCGGTCGGAGCGGCATGGGAAGTGGCAACATAAGCAACATCCACCTCACCGCACCGCTGAGCAACGAGGGCAGCGTCTACCTGGTGGTGGCCGATGAGCACCAAAGAGATGGTCAGCAGCGAGGCGCGGCAGACGCCGCCGTGGGTCGCGAGGGcaatgacgacgacgacgacgacaacctgaccagcgccgccttctgcTCGATGCACTCGGGCTTCTCGCGGCGTTCATCGGCGCAAGGCACACCCTACCTCACGGCCGAGGCCCTCTCGGCGACTCACGCGCAGGACTTAAAGTGGCGCCCCGccagaagcagcggcgctggggcTTTTGGCAGCGAAGACCGTCGCGGCGCCGAGGCaggagacgcgccgcccTTGAGCAACCTCACCTCCGAAGCCGATTCGCCGGTCTTCACCCATCTGCAGCGCATCGATGCATCGTTGCAGGATTTGTTGTCccaggtgcggcggcgccagcagcagcagcagcagcaccagtgTTGGCGAAAGAGTTGTGGGTCAATCACTGGGGCGCAGGACAGTTTCGACCACGCGCCGTCTTCCACCTCCATTACCACCGTCCAAGCCACACCACCGCAGAGCGCGACGCAACTCACGACCCTTCACAGCTCCCTCAGCTCCGCCCTGCCCTCGCCTGCGTCTGCCAGCAGCACTTCGGAGGTGGCCACCACTGTGACGGTGGTcccgcggcaccgccgcagcactgGAGTCAACACCTCTCCTGCCAAGCTGCCACGTCCGCTGTCTTCCTGTACGACGTCCGTGACAGTTTCGCAATCGAGGCAGGGCATGGCCAACCCGCTCTCGATGCAagcatcaccgccgctgtcgaaGCAGTGCAGCAATCCTCGGTGGCCAAcggaggacgacgccgaggTGGAAGGGGATCCGGTGCAGCACGATGCCACGGTGTCGTTTGGCACGCCACTCTCACCCAGCTCGTCCgggcgctgcgccagcagcggctgcgacgaTGTGAATATAgaggcactgctgcgcaagATGCTGTGGCGGGTAAGTCTCCTGCTGGACGAGGTGTCGTCCTCCTCACCACGGGggccagcgacggcgagcgTAGCGCAGCCCTCCTAG
- a CDS encoding 60S acidic ribosomal protein P2 has translation MSTKYLAAYALASLSKASPSQADVEAICKAVHIDVDQATLAFVMESVTGRDVATLIAEGAAKMSAMPAASSGAAAGATASAAGDAAPTAAAAKKDEPEEEADDDMGFGLFD, from the coding sequence ATGTCCACCAAGTACCTCGCCGCGTACGCTCTGGCCTCCCTGAGCAAGGCGTCCCCGTCTCAGGCGGACGTGGAGGCCATCTGCAAGGCCGTCCACATCGACGTCGACCAGGCCACCCTCGCCTTTGTGATGGAGAGCGTTACGGGACGCGACGTGGCCACCCTGATCGCGGAGGGTGCCGCGAAGATGAGCgcgatgccggcggccagctctggtgccgccgctggcgcaaCTGCTTCCGCTGCGGGTGATGCGGCCCcgactgccgccgccgcgaagaAGGACGagcccgaggaggaggccgacgacgacatGGGCTTCGGTCTGTTCGACTAA
- a CDS encoding inositol/phosphatidylinositol phosphatase,putative, with protein sequence MYPGLPRAFPNTEWQTVADIFRRRAPVGFLAPNSSASATADTAAAAEAWVQQEIGYYEANYTTVEDLNVCVTTFNVGCKKPALPLTSLACLTSGGGGADGAPARPTDLIVVGLQEVDMSATALFKQETEASAPWVAGLNAAIGADGSNSTAASSSSGAGASPYYAFPPRQLVGLLLCVFIRRPLLSAVSESSMATVATGALGSMGNKGAVGFHLVLHRTSICIITAHLAAGQSNVSKRNEDINTIFKSMDFNTARRAEMQASASASMPVDESAFLELYPRDHDIIIVAGDLNYRLRLPYETAVHLANAGRFTELLQYDELATEMKSPHTPWLNFINFTPTHMPTYRFDVGTDAYDTSEKRRVPSYTDRICVWSRRKSMESRIRLDRLSALMEVRSSDHKPVQALARIPVSVEVPAQKAQVISSLREKVAAIGLAQASSAKISLSTSKVNFQAQSFHHCGTQETVTVHNKGDCVAVVRVVRQREGDYSEGTWLRVTPLKLAILPGESQDVLIETAIDPHCMTWLAAWRPYQGRGCVSLTSVLLFCCRNGPVQAVECQCVLSPSVFGNGLDSIALLQDKPCVEAYAQKADFEEVVRQVRPHVPKELWYLAHVIAQHPREGGLFTRSTDKEVCCRIMELLDTKNAPLPSDIDVHCAAECLLAFLKNLLEPVVPYAQYATALAAGRAKGKAPLQFLRQLPTMHANVWMYVMSLLNYLLRPVHSCDNELDANFLAHIFSAVLIVRPTNAQGAIPARLQQGGGVDQQVRQQLQQESDDAIALVAYFLSTPPSMLAGVD encoded by the coding sequence ATGTACCCCGGCCTCCCGCGTGCCTTCCCGAACACGGAGTGGCAGACTGTGGCAGACATCTTCCGCCGGCGCGCGCCCGTAGGCTTTCTCGCGCCAAACTCgagcgcctccgccaccgccgatactgccgcggccgcggaAGCGTGGGTGCAGCAGGAAATCGGCTATTACGAGGCGAACTACACAACAGTGGAAGACCTGAACGTGTGCGTGACTACCTTTAATGTCGGGTGCAAGAaaccggcgctgccgctgaccAGCCTCGCCTGCCtcaccagcggcggtggcggtgcagacggcgcaccagcgcggcCGACGGACTTGATCGTGGTCGGCTTGCAGGAGGTGGACATGAGTGCGACAGCGCTCTTCAAGCAGGAGACAGAGGCTTCCGCGCCATGGGTGGCGGGGCTGAACGCGGCTATCGGCGCCGATGGTAGCAACAGCACCGCGGCATCCTCATCGAGTGGCGCAGGCGCCTCTCCTTACTACGCCTTTCCGCCAAGGCAGCTTGTCGGTCTGCTTCTCTGCGTGTTCATCCGtcggccgctgctgtctgcCGTGTCGGAGTCCAGCATGGCGACGGTGGCCACCGGTGCGCTGGGCTCTATGGGCAACAAGGGCGCCGTCGGCTTTCATCTtgtgctgcaccgcacgTCCATCTGCATTATTACGGCCCACTTAGCAGCTGGCCAGTCCAACGTGAGCAAGCGCAACGAGGACATCAACACCATCTTCAAGAGCATGGACTTCAACACTGCCCGTCGCGCCGAGATGCAGGCCAGCGCAAGCGCAAGCATGCCAGTGGATGAGTCCGCCTTTCTCGAGCTCTACCCTCGCGACCACGACATCATCATCGTAGCCGGAGACCTGAACTACCGCCTCCGACTCCCGTACGAAACCGCCGTGCATCTAGCGAACGCGGGGCGGTTCACCGAACTACTGCAGTACGACGAGCTGGCAACCGAGATGAAGAGCCCGCACACGCCGTGGCTGAACTTTATAAACTTCACACCAACGCACATGCCCACCTACCGCTTCGACGTCGGCACCGACGCCTACGATACCAGCGAGAAGCGCCGCGTTCCTAGCTATACGGACCGGATATGCGTGTGGTCGCGTCGCAAGTCGATGGAGTCCCGCATTCGACTGGAccgcctctccgccctcatggaggtgcgcagcagcgaccacAAGCCTGTGCAGGCGCTCGCCCGGATCCCGGTGAGTGTGGAGGTGCCGGCGCAAAAGGCGCAGGTGATATCGTCGCTGCGGGAAAAAGTCGCCGCCATCGGCTTGGCGCAGGCGTCGAGTGCGAAGATATCGCTGAGCACGTCGAAGGTGAACTTTCAGGCCCAGAGCTTCCACCACTGCGGGACGCAGGAGACGGTCACTGTGCATAACAAGGGCGACTGCGTCGCTGTTGTGcgggtggtgcggcagcgcgagggGGACTATTCGGAGGGCACCTGGCTGCGCGTCACCCCGCTTAAGCTTGCCATCCTTCCAGGCGAGTCGCAGGATGTCCTTATCGAGACGGCCATTGACCCACACTGCATGACGTGGCTGGCCGCCTGGCGTCCGTACCAGGGCCGCGGATGTGTCAGCCTCACCTCTGTACTGCTCTTCTGCTGCCGCAACGGCCCAGTGCAGGCGGTGGAGTGCCAATGTGTGCTGAGCCCGAGCGTCTTTGGCAACGGGCTGGACAGCATTGCCCTCCTGCAGGACAAGCCGTGCGTGGAGGCGTACGCACAGAAGGCGGACTttgaggaggtggtgcgccaGGTGCGGCCGCATGTGCCGAAGGAGCTGTGGTATCTCGCCCACGTCATCGCGCAGCACCCACGTGAGGGCGGTCTCTTCACCCGCTCCACGGACAAGGAGGTGTGCTGTCGCATCATGGAACTGCTGGACACGAAGAACGCGCCTCTGCCATCAGACATAGACGTGCATTGCGCTGCGGAGTGTCTTCTGGCTTTTCTCAAGAACCTGCTCGAGCCGGTGGTGCCCTATGCGCAGTacgccaccgccctcgccgcgGGACGCGCCAAGGGCAAGGCCCCGCTGCAGttcctgcgccagctgccaACGATGCACGCGAACGTGTGGATGTATGTCATGTCCTTGCTGAACTACCTCCTCAGGCCGGTGCACAGCTGCGACAACGAACTCGACGCGAACTTCTTGGCGCACATCTTTAGCGCCGTGTTGATTGTCCGTCCCACCAATGCGCAGGGGGCCATTCCGGCTCGGCTAcagcagggcggcggcgttgacCAGCAGGTGCGGCAGCAACTACAGCAGGAGAGCGACGACGCCATAGCACTCGTAGCGTACTTTCTCAGCACCCCACCAAGTATGTTGGCCGGAGTGGACTAG